Proteins from a single region of Streptomyces spectabilis:
- the proP gene encoding glycine betaine/L-proline transporter ProP, giving the protein MAATRHPADPEADPLAPGADPEAVKRHRLLFRTVRRRRNPPLRRTDITVTDDAAVRRAVKAASLGNAMEWFDFGIYSYLAVTIGHVFFPSGNGTVQLLSSFATFAVSFLVRPLGGMVFGPMGDKVGRKKVLALTMILMAIGTFAIGLIPSYAAIGFWAPVLLILFRLVQGFSTGGEYGGASTFIAEYAPDKRRGYFGSFLEFGTLAGYVGAAGLVTILTTTLDDGAMEAWGWRVPFLVAGPLGLVGLYLRLRLDETPAFQKLTDESYHSASDAASAVETSAKGDLAKIFRDHWPTLILCVALVGAYNVTDYMLLSYMPTYLTDELGYDDTHGLVILIVTMLVLMLVINRVGVLSDRFGRKPLLMTGMVGFLVLSAPAFLLIKQGALIAVAAGMLMLGLSLVCLLGTMSATLPALFPTPVRYGSLSVGYNLSASLFGGTAPLVITALISLTGSDMMPAYYSMAAAAVGIVAVACMKETAQRPLSGSPPCVETQEEAADLVEARAAVPKF; this is encoded by the coding sequence ATGGCGGCCACCAGGCACCCGGCCGACCCCGAGGCCGACCCCCTCGCTCCCGGCGCCGACCCGGAGGCGGTGAAGCGTCACCGCCTCCTCTTCCGTACGGTCAGACGGCGCCGGAACCCACCCCTGCGGCGCACCGACATCACCGTCACCGACGACGCGGCGGTGCGCCGCGCGGTGAAGGCGGCGTCGCTGGGCAACGCCATGGAGTGGTTCGACTTCGGCATCTACAGCTATCTGGCCGTCACCATCGGACATGTCTTCTTCCCGTCCGGGAACGGCACGGTCCAGCTGCTCTCGTCGTTCGCCACCTTCGCGGTCTCGTTCCTGGTGCGGCCCCTGGGCGGGATGGTGTTCGGGCCGATGGGCGACAAGGTCGGCCGCAAGAAGGTCCTCGCCCTGACGATGATCCTGATGGCGATCGGCACCTTCGCCATCGGCCTGATCCCGAGCTACGCCGCCATCGGCTTCTGGGCCCCGGTCCTGCTGATCCTCTTCCGTCTGGTGCAGGGCTTCTCCACCGGCGGCGAGTACGGCGGCGCGTCCACGTTCATCGCCGAGTACGCGCCGGACAAGCGGCGCGGCTACTTCGGCAGCTTCCTGGAGTTCGGCACGCTCGCCGGGTACGTGGGCGCCGCGGGCCTGGTCACGATCCTCACCACCACGCTCGACGACGGCGCCATGGAGGCGTGGGGCTGGCGCGTGCCCTTCCTGGTGGCGGGCCCGCTGGGCCTGGTCGGCCTGTATCTGCGGCTGCGCCTCGACGAGACCCCGGCGTTCCAGAAGCTCACGGACGAGAGCTACCACTCCGCGTCGGACGCCGCGTCCGCCGTCGAGACCTCCGCCAAGGGGGATCTGGCCAAGATCTTCCGCGACCACTGGCCGACGCTGATCCTGTGCGTCGCCCTGGTCGGCGCGTACAACGTCACCGACTACATGCTCCTGTCGTACATGCCGACGTACCTCACCGACGAGCTGGGCTACGACGACACGCACGGTCTCGTGATCCTCATCGTGACGATGCTGGTGCTGATGCTGGTGATCAACCGGGTCGGTGTCCTGTCCGACCGCTTCGGCCGCAAGCCGCTGCTGATGACCGGAATGGTGGGCTTCCTGGTGCTTTCAGCCCCGGCGTTCCTGCTGATCAAGCAGGGTGCGCTGATCGCGGTCGCGGCGGGCATGCTGATGCTCGGCCTGTCCCTGGTGTGTCTGCTCGGCACCATGTCCGCGACGCTGCCGGCGCTGTTCCCGACACCGGTGCGCTACGGCTCGCTCTCGGTGGGCTACAACCTCTCCGCCTCGCTGTTCGGCGGCACCGCGCCGCTGGTGATCACCGCCCTGATCAGCCTCACGGGCTCGGACATGATGCCCGCCTACTACTCGATGGCGGCCGCCGCCGTCGGCATCGTCGCGGTCGCCTGCATGAAGGAGACGGCGCAGCGGCCGCTCAGCGGCTCGCCGCCGTGCGTCGAGACCCAGGAGGAGGCCGCCGACCTGGTCGAAGCGCGGGCGGCGGTGCCCAAGTTCTGA
- the rdgB gene encoding RdgB/HAM1 family non-canonical purine NTP pyrophosphatase, which produces MTRLILATRNAHKVTELRAILAAAGLDHELVGADAYPEIPDVKETGVTFAENALLKAHALAQATGLPAVADDSGLCVDVLGGAPGIFSARWAGRHGDDRANLDLLLAQLGDIDEAHRGAHFACAAALALPDGTERVVEGRLRGTLRHAPAGTNGFGYDPVLQPEGDTRTCAELTPDEKNAISHRGEAFRALVPVVRELLG; this is translated from the coding sequence ATGACCCGTCTCATCCTCGCCACCCGCAACGCCCACAAGGTCACCGAGCTGCGGGCGATCCTCGCCGCCGCGGGCCTCGACCACGAACTCGTCGGCGCGGACGCCTACCCCGAGATCCCCGACGTCAAGGAGACCGGGGTCACCTTCGCCGAGAACGCCCTGCTCAAGGCGCACGCCCTGGCGCAGGCCACCGGTCTGCCCGCGGTCGCCGACGACTCCGGGCTCTGCGTCGACGTGCTCGGCGGGGCGCCCGGCATCTTCTCCGCGCGCTGGGCCGGACGCCACGGCGACGACCGGGCCAATCTGGACCTGCTGCTCGCCCAGCTCGGCGACATCGACGAGGCCCACCGCGGCGCGCACTTCGCCTGCGCCGCGGCGCTCGCCCTGCCCGACGGCACCGAGCGGGTCGTCGAGGGCCGGCTGCGCGGCACCCTGCGCCACGCCCCCGCGGGCACCAACGGCTTCGGCTACGACCCGGTCCTCCAGCCCGAGGGCGACACCCGGACCTGCGCCGAGCTGACGCCCGACGAGAAGAACGCGATCAGCCACCGCGGCGAGGCGTTCCGCGCCCTCGTGCCGGTGGTGCGGGAACTGCTCGGCTGA
- the rph gene encoding ribonuclease PH produces MSRFDGRTPEQLRPISIERGWSKHAEGSVLVSFGDTKVFCTASVTEGVPRWRKGSGEGWVTAEYSMLPRSTNTRGDRESVRGKIGGRTHEISRLIGRSLRAVIDYKALGENTIVLDCDVLQADGGTRTAAITGAYVALADAVTWAQGKKLIKPGRKPLTGTVSAVSVGIVGGVPLLDLAYEEDVKADTDMNVVCTGDGRFVEVQGTAEAEPFARDELNALLDLAVGGCAELTALQLQALDSAK; encoded by the coding sequence ATGTCTCGATTCGACGGTCGCACCCCCGAACAGCTTCGTCCCATCTCCATCGAGCGGGGGTGGAGCAAGCACGCCGAGGGCTCCGTCCTCGTCTCCTTCGGTGACACCAAGGTCTTCTGCACGGCCTCCGTCACGGAGGGCGTGCCCCGCTGGCGCAAGGGCAGCGGCGAGGGGTGGGTCACCGCCGAGTACTCGATGCTGCCGCGCTCCACCAACACCCGCGGCGACCGCGAGTCCGTCCGCGGCAAGATCGGCGGCCGCACCCACGAGATCTCCCGCCTCATCGGCCGCTCGCTGCGCGCCGTCATCGACTACAAGGCGCTCGGCGAGAACACCATCGTCCTCGACTGCGACGTCCTCCAGGCCGACGGCGGCACCCGCACCGCCGCCATCACCGGCGCGTACGTCGCGCTCGCCGACGCCGTCACCTGGGCGCAGGGCAAGAAGCTCATCAAGCCCGGCCGCAAGCCGCTGACCGGCACCGTCAGCGCCGTGTCCGTCGGCATCGTCGGCGGCGTGCCGCTGCTCGACCTCGCCTACGAAGAAGACGTGAAGGCCGACACCGACATGAACGTGGTGTGCACCGGCGATGGCCGGTTCGTCGAGGTGCAGGGCACCGCGGAGGCCGAGCCGTTCGCGCGCGACGAGCTGAACGCCCTGCTCGACCTGGCCGTCGGGGGCTGCGCGGAGCTGACCGCGCTCCAGCTTCAGGCACTGGATTCGGCCAAGTAG
- a CDS encoding glucose PTS transporter subunit EIIB, with the protein MASKAEKIVAGLGGIDNIEEVEGCITRLRTEVNDPGLVDEAALKAAGAHGVVKMGTAIQVVIGTDADPIAAEIEDMM; encoded by the coding sequence ATGGCCAGCAAGGCTGAGAAGATCGTTGCCGGGCTCGGCGGCATCGACAACATCGAAGAGGTCGAGGGCTGCATCACCCGTCTCCGCACGGAGGTCAACGACCCGGGCCTGGTCGACGAGGCGGCCCTGAAGGCCGCGGGCGCGCACGGCGTCGTGAAGATGGGCACGGCGATCCAGGTCGTCATCGGCACGGACGCGGACCCGATCGCGGCGGAGATCGAAGACATGATGTGA
- a CDS encoding PTS transporter subunit EIIC: protein MSSDAAAVPQKKWWNGLFQGLQKMGRSLQLPIAVLPAAGILNRLGQPDVFGDDGLGWTNVAKVFAAAGGALLDSSLGLPLLFCIGVAIGMAKKADGSTALAAVAGFLVYYAVLRAFPEDCAAGADFAGAGMWSGVCVAEDGTSAQAAYQNPGVFGGIVMGLLSAWFWQRYHRVRLVDWLGFFNGRRLVPIIMAFIGLVFAGLCVWVWPPIGDGLTSFSKWLVDLGWLGSGIFGVANRALLTIGLHQFLNTFVWFQFGDFTKPDGTVVHGDINRFLAGDPTAGQFTSGFFPIMMFALPAAALAITHAARPERRKVVGGMMLSVGLTSFVTGITEPIEYSFLFIAPVLYAIHAVLTGVSMAVTWALGVKDGFSFSAGLIDYVINWSLATKPWLIIPIGLVFAVVYYALFRFVIHKFDLPTPGREPEEEAKALDAEQTKA, encoded by the coding sequence ATGAGTTCGGACGCCGCCGCGGTGCCGCAGAAGAAGTGGTGGAACGGCCTCTTCCAAGGCCTGCAGAAAATGGGCCGCAGCCTCCAGCTGCCCATCGCCGTGCTGCCCGCCGCCGGCATCCTGAACCGGCTCGGCCAACCGGACGTCTTCGGCGACGACGGCCTGGGCTGGACGAACGTGGCCAAGGTCTTCGCGGCCGCGGGCGGCGCCCTGCTCGACTCCTCGCTCGGCCTGCCGCTCCTGTTCTGCATCGGCGTGGCGATCGGCATGGCGAAGAAGGCGGACGGCTCCACCGCGCTCGCCGCCGTCGCGGGCTTCCTCGTCTACTACGCGGTGCTCCGCGCCTTCCCCGAGGACTGCGCCGCCGGGGCCGACTTCGCGGGCGCCGGGATGTGGAGCGGGGTGTGCGTGGCCGAGGACGGCACCTCGGCGCAGGCCGCGTACCAGAACCCAGGGGTCTTCGGCGGCATCGTGATGGGCCTGCTGTCGGCCTGGTTCTGGCAGCGCTACCACCGGGTGCGCCTGGTGGACTGGCTCGGCTTCTTCAACGGCCGCCGCCTGGTGCCGATCATCATGGCCTTCATCGGCCTGGTCTTCGCGGGCCTGTGCGTCTGGGTCTGGCCGCCCATCGGCGACGGGCTCACCAGCTTCTCCAAGTGGCTGGTGGACCTCGGCTGGCTGGGCTCGGGCATCTTCGGCGTGGCCAACCGCGCGCTGCTCACGATCGGCCTGCACCAGTTCCTGAACACGTTCGTCTGGTTCCAGTTCGGCGACTTCACCAAGCCCGACGGCACCGTGGTGCACGGCGACATCAACCGCTTCCTCGCCGGGGACCCGACGGCGGGCCAGTTCACCTCGGGCTTCTTCCCGATCATGATGTTCGCGCTGCCCGCCGCCGCGCTCGCCATCACGCACGCGGCCCGCCCCGAGCGCCGCAAGGTCGTCGGCGGCATGATGCTCTCGGTCGGCCTGACCTCCTTCGTCACCGGCATCACCGAGCCGATCGAGTACTCCTTCCTCTTCATCGCCCCGGTCCTGTACGCGATCCACGCGGTGCTCACCGGCGTCTCGATGGCGGTGACGTGGGCGCTCGGTGTGAAGGACGGCTTCAGCTTCTCGGCGGGCCTCATCGACTACGTCATCAACTGGAGCCTGGCCACCAAGCCCTGGCTGATCATCCCGATCGGTCTGGTCTTCGCGGTCGTCTACTACGCTTTGTTCCGCTTCGTCATCCACAAGTTCGACCTGCCCACCCCGGGCCGCGAACCGGAAGAAGAGGCAAAGGCGTTGGACGCAGAACAGACCAAGGCGTAG
- a CDS encoding PTS transporter subunit EIIC, producing the protein MSTATAKAAPAKKRSAGLLQGLQKVGRSLQLPIAVLPAAGILLRLGQPDVFGADGLGWGKVATVFANAGDAVFANMPMLFCIGVAIGFAKKADGSTALAALVGFLVYTNVLKAFPVTELKITKGADVAATYNDPKVFGGIIMGLISAVVWQKFHRTKLVDWLGFFNGRRLVPIIMAFIGTALGVFFGLCWGPVGDAITNFGEWMTGLGSIGAGVFGVVNRGLLPVGMHQFVNTVAWQEIGSFTDSAGAVWHGDIQRFMHGDPTAGQFMSGFFPIMMFALPAVALAITHTARPERRKVVGGMMMSLALTSFVTGITEPIEFAFMFIAPALYVIHAVLTAVAMTVTWALGVHHGFTFSAGAIDYVLNWKFADKPWMIIPIGLVFAAVYYVVFRFAIVKFNIPTPGREPEEEIEDLTKA; encoded by the coding sequence ATGAGTACGGCCACCGCCAAGGCGGCGCCCGCGAAGAAGCGGAGCGCCGGCCTTCTGCAGGGTCTGCAGAAGGTCGGCCGCAGCCTGCAGCTGCCCATCGCCGTGCTGCCCGCCGCGGGCATCCTGCTGCGCCTCGGCCAGCCGGACGTGTTCGGCGCGGACGGCCTGGGCTGGGGCAAGGTCGCCACGGTGTTCGCCAACGCCGGTGACGCCGTGTTCGCGAACATGCCGATGCTGTTCTGCATCGGTGTCGCGATCGGCTTCGCGAAGAAGGCGGACGGCTCCACAGCCCTCGCCGCGCTCGTCGGCTTCCTGGTCTACACGAACGTCCTGAAGGCGTTCCCGGTAACCGAACTGAAGATCACCAAGGGGGCCGACGTCGCCGCGACGTACAACGACCCCAAGGTCTTCGGCGGCATCATCATGGGTCTGATCTCGGCCGTGGTGTGGCAGAAGTTCCACCGCACCAAGCTGGTGGACTGGCTCGGCTTCTTCAACGGCCGCCGTCTGGTGCCGATCATCATGGCCTTCATCGGCACCGCCCTGGGCGTCTTCTTCGGCCTGTGCTGGGGCCCGGTCGGCGACGCGATCACCAACTTCGGCGAGTGGATGACCGGCCTCGGCTCCATCGGCGCCGGCGTCTTCGGCGTGGTCAACCGCGGGCTGCTCCCGGTCGGCATGCACCAGTTCGTGAACACCGTCGCCTGGCAGGAGATCGGCTCCTTCACCGACTCCGCGGGCGCCGTCTGGCACGGCGACATCCAGCGCTTCATGCACGGCGACCCGACCGCGGGTCAGTTCATGTCCGGCTTCTTCCCGATCATGATGTTCGCGCTGCCCGCCGTCGCGCTCGCCATCACGCACACCGCACGCCCCGAGCGCCGCAAGGTCGTCGGCGGCATGATGATGTCCCTCGCGCTCACCTCGTTCGTCACCGGCATCACCGAGCCGATCGAGTTCGCGTTCATGTTCATCGCCCCGGCCCTGTACGTGATCCACGCGGTCCTCACCGCCGTCGCCATGACGGTCACCTGGGCGCTCGGCGTGCACCACGGCTTCACCTTCTCCGCCGGTGCCATCGACTACGTCCTGAACTGGAAGTTCGCCGACAAGCCCTGGATGATCATCCCGATCGGCCTCGTCTTCGCGGCCGTCTACTACGTGGTCTTCCGCTTCGCGATCGTCAAGTTCAACATCCCCACCCCGGGCCGTGAGCCCGAGGAGGAGATCGAGGACCTGACGAAGGCGTAG
- a CDS encoding MBL fold metallo-hydrolase, producing the protein MKLTVVGCSGSFPSADSACSSYLVEADGFRLLLDMGNGALGELQRHIGLYDLDAIFLSHLHADHCIDMCAYFVARYYRHEGGRCAPIPVYGPEGTEQRLTTAYADTPSASSMSEVFDFHTVKPGTFDIGPFSVRTEKVCHPVEAYGVRVEHGGRSLTYSGDTGPCEALDELATGTDLFLCEAAFTHGKEDIPDLHLNGREAGESARRAGVGRLVLTHIPPWTDPAVNLADARAVFEGPTELAAPGASYQL; encoded by the coding sequence ATGAAGCTCACCGTCGTCGGCTGCTCGGGGTCGTTTCCGTCCGCGGACTCGGCCTGCTCGAGCTACCTCGTCGAGGCCGACGGCTTCCGGCTGCTGCTCGACATGGGCAACGGCGCCCTGGGCGAGCTGCAGCGCCACATCGGTCTGTACGACCTCGACGCGATCTTCCTCAGCCATCTGCACGCCGACCACTGCATCGACATGTGCGCGTACTTCGTGGCCCGTTACTACCGGCACGAGGGCGGCCGCTGCGCGCCCATCCCGGTGTACGGCCCCGAGGGCACCGAGCAGCGCCTGACCACGGCGTACGCCGACACGCCCTCCGCGTCGTCGATGAGCGAGGTCTTCGACTTCCACACGGTCAAGCCGGGCACCTTCGACATCGGCCCGTTCTCGGTGCGCACCGAGAAGGTCTGCCACCCGGTCGAGGCGTACGGCGTGCGCGTCGAGCACGGCGGCAGATCGCTCACGTACTCCGGCGACACGGGGCCCTGCGAGGCGCTCGACGAGCTCGCCACGGGCACCGACCTCTTCCTGTGCGAGGCCGCGTTCACGCACGGCAAGGAGGACATCCCGGACCTGCACCTCAACGGCCGCGAGGCGGGCGAGTCCGCCCGGCGCGCGGGCGTCGGGCGCCTGGTCCTCACCCACATCCCGCCGTGGACGGACCCGGCGGTGAACCTCGCGGACGCCCGCGCCGTGTTCGAAGGACCCACGGAGCTGGCCGCGCCCGGAGCGTCGTACCAGCTCTGA
- a CDS encoding type II toxin-antitoxin system PemK/MazF family toxin, producing the protein MDTSWWPALAAVVVLALVAAVVDGWGRGRRSRGAGRSPRRPAPDTSDAPGLPRAAEIWWAVADEAERPFLVLSVRGDVVRVATITTRFHEEQAGVIPLPPGAVGDVRGRASFLEPEGVRELWAGDFRRRAGVVDPTLWDQVRYLGG; encoded by the coding sequence ATGGACACGTCGTGGTGGCCGGCGCTCGCCGCGGTCGTCGTGCTCGCGCTCGTGGCCGCCGTGGTCGACGGGTGGGGGCGCGGGCGCCGCTCGCGCGGGGCGGGGCGGAGTCCCCGGCGCCCCGCGCCGGACACCTCGGACGCCCCGGGCCTGCCGCGGGCGGCGGAGATCTGGTGGGCCGTGGCCGACGAGGCCGAGCGGCCCTTCCTCGTCCTGTCCGTACGCGGTGACGTCGTGCGCGTCGCGACCATCACCACGCGGTTCCACGAGGAGCAGGCCGGGGTGATTCCGCTGCCGCCCGGGGCCGTCGGGGACGTGCGGGGGCGGGCCAGCTTCCTGGAGCCGGAGGGGGTGCGGGAGCTGTGGGCCGGGGACTTCCGGCGGCGGGCGGGAGTGGTGGACCCGACGCTGTGGGACCAGGTCCGGTACCTGGGCGGCTGA
- a CDS encoding PLP-dependent cysteine synthase family protein: MRYDSPLAAVGNTPLVRLPRLSPSAEVRVWAKLEDRNPTGSIKDRPALHMVEQAEKDGRLTPGCTILEPTSGNTGISLAMAAGLKGYRIVCVMPENTSRERRDLLTMWGAEIISSPAAGGSNTAVRVAKELAAEHPDWVMLYQYGNPDNAGAHYATTGPEILADLPSITHFVAGLGTTGTLMGAGRYLREHKPDVKIVAAEPRYDDLVYGLRNLDEGFVPELYDESVLTTRFSVGSADAVTRTRELLREEGIFAGVSTGAALHAAIGVGRKALKAGEQADIVFVVADGGWKYLSTGLYTAATTEEAIATVQGQLWA; the protein is encoded by the coding sequence ATGCGTTACGACTCCCCGCTCGCGGCCGTCGGCAACACGCCGCTGGTCCGCCTCCCGCGCCTGTCCCCGTCCGCCGAGGTCCGCGTCTGGGCCAAGCTGGAGGACCGCAATCCGACCGGCTCCATCAAGGACCGGCCCGCGCTCCACATGGTCGAACAGGCCGAGAAGGACGGCCGGTTGACGCCCGGCTGCACCATCCTCGAACCGACCTCGGGCAACACCGGCATCTCCCTCGCCATGGCGGCCGGGCTCAAGGGCTACCGCATCGTGTGCGTCATGCCGGAGAACACCTCCCGTGAGCGGCGCGACCTGCTCACGATGTGGGGCGCCGAGATCATCTCGTCGCCCGCGGCGGGGGGCTCCAACACCGCCGTGCGCGTCGCCAAGGAGCTGGCGGCCGAGCACCCCGACTGGGTGATGCTCTACCAGTACGGCAACCCGGACAACGCGGGCGCCCACTACGCCACCACCGGCCCCGAGATCCTCGCCGACCTGCCCTCGATCACCCACTTCGTGGCCGGGCTCGGCACCACCGGCACCCTCATGGGCGCCGGCCGCTATCTGCGCGAGCACAAGCCCGACGTGAAGATCGTCGCGGCGGAGCCGCGCTACGACGACCTGGTCTACGGCCTGCGCAACCTCGACGAGGGCTTCGTCCCCGAGCTGTACGACGAGTCGGTCCTCACCACCCGCTTCTCGGTCGGCTCCGCCGACGCGGTGACCCGCACGCGCGAGCTGCTCAGGGAGGAGGGCATCTTCGCGGGCGTCTCCACCGGCGCGGCCCTGCACGCGGCCATCGGCGTCGGCCGCAAGGCCCTCAAGGCGGGGGAGCAGGCCGACATCGTCTTCGTCGTGGCCGACGGCGGCTGGAAGTACCTCTCGACGGGCCTGTACACGGCAGCCACGACGGAGGAGGCCATCGCAACGGTCCAGGGCCAACTCTGGGCGTAG
- a CDS encoding MoaD/ThiS family protein: protein MAIEVRIPTILRTYTGGEKAVEGNGDTIAALFADLETRHAGIQERLVDKDKGNGLRRFVNVYLNDEDVRFLDGVSTKLTDGDSVTILPAVAGGMV from the coding sequence ATGGCCATCGAGGTCCGCATCCCGACCATCCTCCGCACCTACACCGGCGGCGAGAAGGCCGTCGAGGGCAACGGCGACACCATCGCCGCCCTCTTCGCCGACCTCGAGACCCGGCACGCGGGCATCCAGGAGCGCCTCGTCGACAAGGACAAGGGCAACGGACTGCGCCGGTTCGTGAACGTGTACCTGAACGACGAGGACGTCCGCTTCCTGGACGGCGTGTCCACCAAGCTCACCGACGGCGACAGCGTCACGATCCTGCCCGCCGTCGCGGGCGGCATGGTCTGA
- a CDS encoding putative leader peptide: MVSNDVSIHTTPGALLVGRLHVDLCRLASAICRR, from the coding sequence ATGGTTTCGAACGACGTGAGCATCCATACGACGCCGGGCGCCCTGCTCGTCGGCCGGCTGCACGTCGACCTGTGCCGTCTCGCCAGCGCCATCTGTCGGCGCTGA
- a CDS encoding ABC transporter ATP-binding protein — translation MTDTRRPPADERGAVPGAAWLRVEDLTYDAPSGRRLVDGVSLAVPAGETVGLVGPNGSGKTTLLRCVYGALAATAGRVLLDGVDLAEAGVKARARRVATVPQDGHAGFELTVRQVVAMGRSPHKRFWEADNAADRALVADALERVGAAGLADRPFGQLSGGERQRALLARALVQEPAVLVLDEPTNHLDIRYQLEILGLVQELGTANLLALHDLTLAAYYCDRLYVLDGGRVVASGPPTEVLTSELLAEVYGVTAEVAVHPATGAPTVTYLPGPSRRVPAP, via the coding sequence ATGACGGACACCCGGCGGCCGCCGGCCGACGAGCGGGGCGCGGTGCCCGGCGCCGCGTGGCTGCGCGTCGAGGACCTCACGTACGACGCCCCGTCCGGCCGCCGTCTCGTCGACGGCGTCTCGCTCGCCGTCCCGGCGGGGGAGACGGTCGGCCTCGTCGGCCCCAACGGCAGCGGCAAGACGACGCTGCTCCGCTGCGTCTACGGCGCGCTCGCCGCCACCGCGGGGCGGGTCCTGCTCGACGGCGTGGACCTGGCCGAGGCCGGGGTCAAGGCGCGGGCCCGCCGCGTGGCCACCGTGCCGCAGGACGGACACGCGGGCTTCGAGCTCACCGTCCGCCAGGTCGTGGCCATGGGTCGCTCCCCGCACAAGCGCTTCTGGGAGGCCGACAACGCCGCCGACCGGGCCCTGGTGGCCGACGCCCTGGAGCGCGTCGGCGCGGCGGGCCTCGCCGACCGCCCCTTCGGCCAGCTCTCCGGCGGCGAGCGCCAACGCGCGCTGCTCGCCCGCGCGCTGGTGCAGGAGCCCGCCGTCCTCGTGCTCGACGAGCCCACCAACCACCTCGACATCCGCTACCAGCTGGAGATCCTCGGCCTGGTCCAGGAGCTCGGCACGGCGAATCTGCTGGCCCTGCACGACCTGACCCTGGCCGCGTACTACTGCGACCGCCTGTACGTGCTCGACGGCGGCCGCGTCGTCGCGTCAGGGCCTCCGACCGAGGTCCTGACCAGCGAACTCCTCGCGGAGGTGTACGGCGTCACCGCCGAGGTGGCCGTCCATCCGGCCACCGGAGCGCCCACCGTCACCTATCTGCCGGGCCCCTCGCGGCGCGTTCCCGCGCCCTGA
- a CDS encoding FecCD family ABC transporter permease, with protein MAVLVLALAAAGTAALTYGSVKIPYADVFDILTGRAEDPSPFRTIVLDVRLPRVLLGAAVGAGLAVIGTALQALVRNPLADPFLLGVSSGASAGAVGVIVLGWGAGLAITVTIPAASFVGAFLALVVVYALAREPGGGFTTGRLVLAGVAVSYILSALTSLILVVSARADHLQEVLYWTLGGLGSARWDTLAVPLTVLALGTAVLLALARPLDLLLVGEEGATVLGLDTARFRAGVFVLASLLTGVLVAHSGAIGFVGLMVPHAARMLVGAGHRALLPVAAMMGAVFLVVADLAARTLAAPQDIPVGVLTALTGGPFFLWQLRRGRAREGVTA; from the coding sequence ATGGCCGTGCTCGTCCTCGCCCTCGCGGCCGCAGGTACCGCCGCGCTGACATACGGCTCCGTCAAGATCCCGTACGCCGACGTCTTCGACATCCTCACGGGCCGGGCCGAGGACCCGTCCCCGTTCCGCACCATCGTCCTGGACGTCCGCCTGCCCCGGGTCCTGCTCGGGGCCGCCGTGGGCGCGGGTCTCGCCGTCATCGGCACCGCCCTCCAGGCCCTGGTCCGCAACCCGCTGGCCGACCCCTTCCTGCTCGGCGTCTCCTCCGGCGCCTCCGCGGGCGCGGTCGGCGTGATCGTGCTCGGCTGGGGCGCGGGCCTGGCCATCACGGTGACGATCCCGGCGGCGTCCTTCGTGGGCGCGTTCCTCGCCCTGGTCGTGGTGTACGCGCTCGCCCGCGAGCCCGGCGGCGGCTTCACCACCGGCCGCCTGGTCCTCGCGGGCGTGGCCGTCTCCTACATCCTGTCCGCCCTGACCAGCCTGATCCTGGTGGTCTCGGCCCGCGCCGACCACCTCCAGGAAGTCCTGTACTGGACCCTCGGCGGCCTCGGCAGCGCCCGCTGGGACACGCTCGCCGTGCCCCTGACCGTGCTCGCGCTCGGCACGGCCGTGCTTCTGGCGCTCGCCCGGCCGCTCGACCTGCTGCTCGTCGGGGAGGAGGGCGCCACCGTCCTCGGCCTGGACACGGCCCGGTTCCGCGCGGGCGTCTTCGTGCTCGCCTCGCTCCTCACCGGCGTCCTCGTCGCGCACAGCGGGGCCATCGGCTTCGTCGGCCTGATGGTGCCGCACGCGGCCCGGATGCTGGTCGGCGCAGGACACCGGGCGCTGCTCCCGGTGGCGGCCATGATGGGCGCGGTGTTCCTGGTCGTCGCCGACCTCGCGGCGCGCACCCTTGCGGCGCCGCAGGACATCCCCGTGGGCGTGCTCACCGCGCTCACCGGCGGCCCGTTCTTCCTGTGGCAGCTGCGCCGGGGCCGGGCGCGCGAGGGAGTGACGGCATGA